In Rubripirellula tenax, the following are encoded in one genomic region:
- a CDS encoding serine/threonine protein kinase: protein MKELPENELHFVAKEDDSESSRKTSAFIANDFFSEEDNLGGRAGTDESPPAAPEIAGQVIGGYRIVREIGRGGMGVVYLANHIGLDRDVALKVISRGQFANDLDRKRFAAEGRAVARLDHPLIASVYEVGEDNGHQFMAMQFIAGHSLNECVATRSFSPTEAARIARDIATAMAYAHGKGVIHRDLKPSNVMLDDNGSVHVLDFGLAKAIGHDETMTRSGQIMGTPAFMSPEQAGGMSKAVGPEADIYAIGATLYQLLTGQPPFRGDSVLKTLEMVRLQPAPSLRSSNRNIPTDLSIVCGVCLQKSPDDRYRSAGDLAEDLDRFLNHRPILAKPTPLRIRLMRWCQRNPLPTIFMASVTGLLALVSNLYFEATANAERARLSHRKQVQTINELFVEIGSSDLRNVPNSHTVRRELLQKANAFYTEASNRDEVYGDLDELMIQAKTQMASLLGELAKSETERDAAIRDLEASATRLRDIVTNPKSVSTSSVHETIETYAITPEAKKAWANMSGTINDDLLIETARLSSLTDNLTIQIGLWRSNPSKQVELARQAVKIREQLVKRVPGSEWFLRRHAGALHNLATATRALAMRGNSLELLIESLETIKKSQAIRETLMEIDDKEKLRLELAKGYYETAAIESEIALHDPGESVDIAGAIKSYQHAAEIFKSLSKSQNLSLEADFQAAITLREMTLCRQNASLEAALPLGTVERASCRFDIIGACEILNRLRAQNPAITRYAHEYFYSRAIYFSLVEKDFMQTKTGEGVEPRWSLESQKIDAELRQSFALYRDSSPNETDWLLQFAREAILYAYKANDFARAIEWSRRHKIEMDRYGQQISDEAREDFEMLHDALEQQLGGV, encoded by the coding sequence ATGAAGGAGTTGCCGGAAAACGAACTTCACTTTGTCGCGAAAGAAGATGACTCAGAGTCCAGCCGGAAGACATCCGCATTCATCGCGAACGATTTTTTCAGTGAAGAAGACAATCTTGGAGGTCGAGCGGGAACCGATGAATCTCCTCCGGCGGCTCCCGAAATTGCCGGGCAAGTGATTGGTGGCTACCGAATCGTCCGCGAAATCGGCCGAGGCGGCATGGGAGTGGTTTATCTAGCAAACCACATCGGGCTTGATCGTGATGTCGCACTGAAGGTGATTTCCCGCGGGCAGTTCGCAAATGACCTGGACCGAAAGCGTTTTGCGGCAGAGGGAAGAGCCGTCGCTCGGCTCGACCATCCACTAATCGCCTCGGTGTATGAGGTTGGCGAGGACAATGGGCACCAGTTCATGGCGATGCAATTCATTGCGGGCCATTCGCTCAACGAGTGCGTCGCGACTCGTTCATTTTCTCCAACTGAAGCCGCTCGGATCGCCCGCGACATCGCGACGGCCATGGCTTACGCTCATGGCAAAGGAGTCATCCATCGCGACCTGAAGCCGTCAAATGTCATGCTCGACGACAATGGCAGTGTCCACGTCCTCGATTTCGGCTTGGCCAAAGCGATCGGACATGATGAAACGATGACACGATCCGGCCAAATCATGGGCACGCCAGCATTCATGTCACCTGAGCAAGCTGGAGGTATGTCAAAGGCCGTTGGCCCTGAAGCGGATATTTACGCCATTGGTGCAACGCTTTACCAGTTACTGACGGGCCAACCACCGTTTCGGGGCGATAGCGTTTTGAAAACATTGGAGATGGTTCGACTGCAACCGGCCCCATCGCTACGTTCATCGAATCGAAATATTCCTACCGACCTCAGTATTGTCTGTGGCGTTTGCCTGCAAAAATCTCCAGATGATAGGTACCGATCAGCGGGTGATTTGGCAGAAGACCTGGATCGCTTTTTGAATCATAGGCCAATCCTGGCGAAGCCAACCCCTCTTCGAATCCGGTTGATGCGATGGTGCCAGCGGAACCCGCTACCGACAATATTTATGGCATCTGTGACTGGCTTGCTGGCGTTGGTTTCGAACCTGTATTTCGAGGCGACGGCAAACGCGGAACGAGCACGACTGAGCCACCGCAAGCAGGTGCAAACGATCAACGAACTGTTTGTGGAAATCGGTTCGTCTGATCTTCGCAACGTCCCTAATTCTCACACTGTGCGACGCGAACTGCTCCAAAAAGCAAACGCTTTTTATACAGAGGCAAGTAACCGCGATGAAGTCTACGGAGATCTGGATGAACTAATGATCCAGGCTAAGACTCAAATGGCTAGCCTACTCGGTGAACTTGCGAAATCGGAAACCGAACGAGATGCTGCAATTCGTGATCTTGAAGCATCAGCGACGCGTCTTCGGGACATTGTCACAAACCCGAAATCTGTTTCGACAAGCTCTGTGCATGAGACCATTGAAACGTATGCGATTACGCCAGAAGCTAAAAAGGCTTGGGCGAATATGAGCGGAACGATCAACGACGATCTGTTAATTGAGACAGCTCGCCTATCTTCTTTGACAGACAATCTCACGATTCAAATAGGTCTTTGGCGAAGCAATCCATCAAAACAGGTTGAACTCGCTAGACAAGCTGTAAAAATTCGTGAGCAGCTTGTAAAAAGAGTGCCGGGCAGTGAGTGGTTCTTGAGACGCCACGCAGGGGCGCTCCACAACTTGGCAACTGCAACCAGAGCGTTAGCCATGCGTGGCAATTCACTTGAACTGCTCATTGAATCGCTTGAGACAATAAAGAAATCGCAAGCAATTCGAGAGACGTTGATGGAAATCGACGATAAAGAGAAGCTGAGACTTGAACTGGCAAAAGGTTACTATGAAACAGCGGCCATCGAATCAGAGATTGCTCTGCATGACCCAGGCGAATCCGTCGACATAGCGGGTGCGATCAAATCGTATCAACATGCGGCGGAAATCTTCAAATCGCTTTCAAAGTCTCAAAACCTGTCGCTCGAAGCCGACTTCCAGGCCGCCATCACACTTCGTGAAATGACCCTATGTCGCCAAAACGCATCTCTCGAAGCTGCGTTACCCTTGGGTACAGTTGAGCGAGCGTCATGCCGCTTTGACATTATTGGGGCTTGCGAGATTCTAAACCGACTTCGAGCACAGAATCCTGCGATAACGCGGTACGCGCATGAATATTTCTACTCACGGGCAATTTACTTCTCGCTTGTCGAGAAGGACTTCATGCAGACGAAGACGGGAGAAGGTGTTGAGCCACGTTGGTCGCTCGAGAGCCAGAAGATCGACGCTGAATTGCGACAGTCGTTCGCACTCTACCGAGACAGCTCGCCAAATGAGACCGATTGGCTCTTGCAATTCGCACGCGAGGCAATTTTGTACGCCTACAAAGCGAATGACTTCGCGCGAGCAATCGAATGGAGCCGACGCCACAAGATTGAAATGGACCGTTATGGACAGCAGATCAGTGACGAGGCCAGAGAAGACTTCGAAATGCTTCACGATGCTTTGGAGCAACAATTGGGCGGCGTTTAA
- a CDS encoding tetratricopeptide repeat protein has protein sequence MRTNYFQIFAVGLLLVAGCPRPMVDSQAHQLVISDPKGERLGEHLAAKSDAMMRESEPHDSGSHELIVSDWSAPEVDVQSAYLRGKQSLSVSNFDEAFHHFLFAAEKGHAESQFAVAMMFHHGQGTNTDGQKSLLYCQAAADQNLSQAQYLLAKFYRQGIYVPANDAVAFRLFDASAGQGLAQAQVSLGLCYALGVGTEMDAIKARELLEKAHKLGFDLAQTRTALVQDAIELRDYPIKKIQQHQATFEQLRKSIDPETEFYQSDNGIYRPYENSILSRQEREYDALFADLMRSKPDRDRKITLIVATMGILDELLGDSD, from the coding sequence ATGCGCACAAATTATTTCCAAATATTTGCGGTCGGACTATTGCTGGTCGCAGGTTGCCCTCGGCCGATGGTTGATAGCCAAGCTCACCAGTTAGTAATAAGCGATCCAAAGGGCGAGCGTCTGGGTGAGCATCTTGCTGCGAAAAGCGACGCAATGATGAGAGAATCCGAGCCACATGACAGCGGATCTCATGAACTGATTGTGTCCGACTGGTCTGCGCCCGAAGTCGATGTTCAATCAGCATATCTGCGGGGCAAGCAGAGCCTGAGTGTCTCAAATTTTGATGAAGCATTTCACCATTTCCTATTCGCTGCCGAGAAAGGACATGCCGAATCGCAGTTTGCCGTCGCGATGATGTTCCATCACGGGCAGGGAACCAACACAGATGGACAAAAATCACTACTCTATTGTCAGGCTGCTGCCGACCAAAACTTATCGCAGGCACAATACCTGCTTGCAAAGTTTTATCGCCAAGGAATTTACGTTCCTGCGAATGATGCGGTCGCCTTTCGGCTTTTCGATGCTTCAGCAGGACAAGGACTTGCGCAGGCACAAGTGTCGCTTGGTTTGTGCTACGCATTGGGAGTTGGCACCGAGATGGATGCAATCAAGGCCCGGGAACTGCTTGAGAAAGCACATAAGCTGGGATTTGATCTCGCACAAACCAGGACTGCATTGGTTCAGGATGCAATCGAGCTCAGGGACTATCCAATTAAAAAAATACAGCAACACCAAGCAACGTTTGAGCAGCTTCGCAAGTCGATTGATCCCGAAACGGAGTTTTACCAGAGTGACAACGGCATTTATCGACCTTACGAGAACTCAATTCTGTCGCGTCAGGAAAGAGAATACGACGCGCTGTTCGCTGATCTGATGCGAAGCAAACCAGATCGTGATCGAAAGATTACACTGATCGTTGCAACAATGGGCATCTTAGACGAATTGCTCGGGGATTCAGATTGA